A genome region from Purpureocillium takamizusanense chromosome 8, complete sequence includes the following:
- a CDS encoding uncharacterized protein (EggNog:ENOG503PXXF), with product MSQEAESGSKRAAEFNEAMLSVPGYADDSMFFLVRYGDRAKHTLRSCDWDDLQSTINQISELWIKAGGGGAGGEQAPDTTGMSLEERLAKAQELREHALSIVEPFPDLARDFDRFQAACRSAWAAMNPPREKK from the exons ATGAGTCAGGAGGCCGAGAGCGGGAgcaagcgcgccgccgagttcAACGAGGCCATGCTCAGCGTGCCAGGCTACGCGGACGACTCCATGTTCTTCTTGGTCCGCTACGGCGATCGAGCCAAG CACACGCTCCGCAGCTGCGACTGGGACGACCTGCAGAGCACCATCAACCAGATATCAGAGCTGTGGATCAAggcaggcggtggtggcgccggcggcgagcaagcACCGGACACGACTGGCATGTCGTTGGAAGAGCGTCTCGCCAAGGCTCAGGAGCTGCGGGAGCACGCTCTGTCAATTGTCGAGCCGTTCCCAGACCTGGCGCGCGACTTTGACCGGTTTCAGGCGGCGTGCCGGTCGGCTTGGGCCGCGATGAATCCTCCACGCGAGAAGAAGTGA
- a CDS encoding uncharacterized protein (COG:S~EggNog:ENOG503NUA9) translates to MDQRGGDPLGAANKSNEGAGPIDHLLNPAAVADAERPAPLQVDTEAFDDGDGNGDGDSAYGSDGGSAYTGSVTSSIYDYQYENGRRYHAYREGQYVLPNDDQEQERLDLQHHIWRLLLGGRLYTAALPDPSTKPPLRVLDLGTGTGIWAIDMADEFPSADVAGVDLSPIQPEWVPNNCRFHVDDYEDEWTYRDEEKFDYIHGRALSGTSADWDRFYRQALRHLKPGGVMEMQEYDAWIFSDDDSCDRAPWTMEWVNKLDAASKMYGKQINVARYHKQWMKDAGFEDVREVVHRIPIGPWAKDPALKELGRFELIHMQMSVDSHTPALFTRVLNYSSDQAMVLMEGVKREFRSRDLRLITSYRFITGRKRTTATP, encoded by the exons ATGGACCAACGCGGCGGGGACCCCTTGGGGGCTGCCAACAAAAGCAACGAAGGCGCAGGCCCAATTGACCACCTGCTGAACCCTGCAGCtgttgccgacgccgagcgacCGGCGCCACTGCAGGTTGAC ACCGAGGctttcgacgacggcgacggcaatggcgacggcgactcggCCTATGGATCGGACGGCGGTTCCGCGTACACGGGCTCCGTCACATCGTCCATCTACGATTACCAGTACGAGAACGGCCGTCGCTACCATGCCTATCGCGAGGGGCAGTACGTGCTCcccaacgacgaccaggAACAGGAGCGCCTCGACCTGCAGCATCACATCTGgcgtctgctgctcggcgggcggctctacacggcggcgctcccggacccgtcgacgaagccgcccctgcgcgtcctcgacctcggcacgggcacgggcatcTGGGCCATCGACATGGCGGACGAGTTCCCCTCAgccgacgtcgcgggcgtgGACCTGTCGCCCATCCAGCCCGAGTGGGTGCCCAACAACTGCCGcttccacgtcgacgactACGAGGACGAGTGGACCTACCGCGACGAGGAAAAGTTTGACTACATCCACGGTCGCGCGTTGAGCGGCACGTCGGCGGACTGGGACCGTTTTTACAGGCAGGCGCTCCGCCACCTCAAGCCGGGGGGGGTCATGGAGATGCAAGAGTACGACGCGTGGATTttcagcgacgacgacagctgCGACCGCGCCCCGTGGACAATGGAGTGGGTGAACAAGCTGGATGCCGCCAGCAAGATGTACGGGAAGCAAATCAACGTGGCGCGATACCACAAGCAGTGGATGAAGGACGCCGGCTTCGAGGACGTCCGCGAGGTGGTGCACAGG ATACCCATCGGCCCGTGGGCCAAGGACCCCgcgctcaaggagctcggccGCTTCGAGCTCATCCACATGCAGATGTCGGTCGACTCGCACACGCCGGCGCTCTTCACGCGCGTGCTCAACTACTCGTCGGACCAGGCCATGGTCCTGATGGAAGGCGTCAAGCGCGAGTTTAGGAGCCGCGACCTACGGCTAATTACAAGCTACCGCTTCATAACTGGGCGCAAGCGTACGACCGCGACTCCGTAG